From the genome of Nicotiana sylvestris chromosome 1, ASM39365v2, whole genome shotgun sequence:
TTTGAAATTTTAGGGCTCTTGCTACCTCCAAGATATGTCTGTGCTTTCGTTCAAACACCCTATTTTGTTGTGAGGTGTATGGACAACTACTCTGATGTATTATTCCAAGAGAAGCAAATAAAGTATTGCATTGAGAATTGAAGAATTCAGTACCATTATATAATCTAACAACCTTCACAGTGATTTCAAACTGAGTATTTATCATTGCAAGGAAGTTCTTTATTATAACAACTACTTCACACATAGATTGTAATAAGAATATCCAAGTAAATCTGCTATAGTCCTATAGTCATATCTACAATTGTAACAAAATAGAGTTTTCTGTCATATGTAGGTACCTTATGAGGTCCCCAAACATCCATGTGAACAAGCTGTAAACAACCACTTGACCTAGTACTACTAGTAGGAAATTGTAATCTACACTGCTTTGCCAAAGGACATACTTCACAATTGTCCTGCACTCCAGTGTGTATTTTGTTCCTCAATGCTGAAATATGTTCCATAGactatcacgacccggattttccatcctatggagtcgtgatggcgcctactcatagaagctaggcaagccacgaaatgcgAAAAATTCAACATCCTCCATTTTAGCCTTTTTAACCAATTAAATTAGCAGGTAATCGGTATTTAAATAATGACGAAAGatgaaatttaagcggaagacttagataAATATTATACCCAAACCGATACGAATAAAAATCAACATATatctctacccagaactggtatcacaacattcacggactgtctaggaatgctacatacaagtgtctgaaaaaGGAAATATAGTCTATCTCGGATATAAAAGAAAATAGAACATCTAAATGGATAGacgagacgccgggcctgcggatgcTTGCAGGGCTACCTctgtgtctcggtggactgaaggttgCACTCtaactactgtccaaaagctgcttcgggatctgcatacaatgcagagtgtagtatcagcacaaccgaccccatgtgctggtaagtatttggcctaaccccggtgaggtagtgacgaggctaggaccagactccagataaacctatgcaattatgtatatatatacagcggaaagataGACGGAAACAAACAATTAAAAAtggggaggggaaacatgcttcggggaataacagataaggCAGAATATCAATAAAATTGTAAGGAAACCAAAATTTAACTTCTAATAAGGATAAGGAAAATAAAGTCAAATTTCACTTTCAGtttacatcttgttgcaggcgtgcaacccgatcccatttctcatatcttgtggtaggcgtaccacccgctcccatttcattaaatcttgtggtaggcgtactgaTCACTGCAAACtcaacgctacactaaggtaggaagagcgggtcacaatagcttttacccgatatgagggtcaggatcgaattcctcagggagctagtagtggagttggattgtctgtctatcctagagatgtgtttgtacttctaatgtcacttcaaacatttttgggttttcaaattataattgTTTTTGTAAAACTactgattaacactaaattatgctacgagaatattgctaaattgtatctaatgggaagaagggcactagggtcgtgacactacctaggtggctaattgacgggtagatgttactaaggttcgattgacataattggggcttatgctataaccattgcacaattttacccactctcacacctctcggtagagaaagtgactttgccTAATTGACTCTCGAGAGACCAAATGGGTGGTCAAATTAGAcaaagcaactagggttcaagtagggcaattactctctcgaggtttaacacgttaattgggactatcatttctcgtgagtccatcccaattccttgttgggtcaattttagggttatagactctctttttaagaagagttaaacccacaaagcttaaatcagtatttgcaaccaccaatcctagattaaaacaaaaaatcaactcaaatagcaaacacccatagtcaatctaacattagatggcaacacccatcaattacccacactagggttgagccaaccctagctaatgggtttagctactcatgctagataaaaaaattgaagaaatagatgaagagcTAAGCATATTGTTGCTCCCaaatgcacacgcaagtatacgtgatcgacaagtaatataatgataagtagagtgtcgaacccacagagacttgtgTAAACTACTCACTGAATCACTAAAATTGTTATTCAATCCAGCTAAAATCAAAGTCCAATAATATGATTATATTATACTAcaattctaaataataactaagttatcaagtaacgagttgattgttgtgtattcagtagagacaagtattccagggttgtgatcgattcaccaatcgaattgtgttctaattaactctccctttcatataattcacacatggttgctaattaatcgataagtgctctcatagccttctcccgaagtactactcacctattctcaatagattaacgcctatattcctatgaaataaATCTATTAAGAACACATTAAGatcacgatatttaattaagcatggtgactaggtatattcctatcctaaccacaaatccgctccccctaagggttaagtcatgctctcttcaattcttctctaatctaaacacagctttcccaagcataacatagatagtaaatagaacctaactgctggccagacaattaagcaattaaacacagaattgaagaaacaaccatatattggtgaattataatcaaggtcaagtcaacgttaaacaacaatattcatggctaaatcacaaccccagaacaatgggtgtttagccactcattatttaatcaaacaattgcataagtgttgaatcaattggaaatactagaaaaagatgaagaattcTGAGATGTTCTTGCTCCTCAATGTTTCTTGCGTGTATTTTTTCTCCAAGGTGTGTCCCCTCCCTCAAAAATAGGTTTAGTCTTGCTTCTATATcagttgggtaggtctagggccgaaataaACTTGTCCCGAGCAAAATAGGACACATTTCACGTCACCAGCGCCCAGCCCAGCGCCAGGCGCCCTCCACGGCGCCCCATTATTTGTGCATACTATTTTTGGCACCATAGGTGGCGCCAGGCACTGCCTGTGGCGCCCAACTGGCCCTTTTTCCCGGTTTCGTTCGTGTTGGCTCAAATCTCGCGCGTTTTGCCCTGTTCCGTTTAGAATTTGGAAAactgtaaaacatgaaagttgtagccctttgagttaggTTTCCAACAATATATTGTGGAGCCAAAATGAAGTTCTGAGAAAAaggttatgtgtattttactagacagtacgCAATATGCCCTCTCGAGTCTTCGTTTATTCTTAACTATCAAAGTTGACCCCTgacacgatcccgacttaattccttgggcttttactcagacttcaaagctcaaaaTCATTtcaattcattccataacatctatatagctcggaatcactcctacaaggcataaaacacatcgTTAGTGCAAAAcattagcgattaaagcgcaaacccaaataaagtgtagtaaattagagtgtaataatcgaccaAAATATGTAactatagcctatcatcaacaccccacacttaaacgttgctcgtcctcgagcaatgggaCTATCTAATACCCCCCCTCCCCCAACTACGTACAAGTATCAATTATAGAGGAGCACTTTAACTTTTAACCACACACTATACCTTGACTATGATTAATACCGGCACACAAGCATGAACACACAAAAATTCACATTCTTCCCGTTTGAGCAAGCCCAAGTATAATATTTCAATTCAATAATTTCCAATAACCTAATTGTCACCACCCAACCTCACAAGCCGACTTGCAACCACTAAGCACCCTCAATTTATGCACTTACCCAACAAGAAAGTTTACAACATTGCCAAtcattcatgagatcatgtgccctcaccaacAAACCGAGAGTGAATATAAATTGgtccacacattcaaatatgCTTTTGAACATAATttaaggacatcacacaattgaacaaaattcgGTCACTCTTACAAAGAATTCATATGCATCCCGTGGTCAttccataagcttgcccgtaatgTATATCTCCACTAATttaagctagccaaatctaggatcaattaggacttttaggTTGTattgtaggctaagggacgggtagaatatatttagaaatagtgactcaccctcctaagcactttaatacactacattTACACTTCAATCACATATTTTTCTCAACCAAATCACTTGCCATATACAACATAGCCCACTTTTCACTTAAGCACTTCTCTATTTTGTCACTagcacaaatcaataagaattggaGGTGTGTATTTTTCTACATTATTTGAACTAtcatatttgttttttcttttcttgcaaatttttcttttcccttgtctctttttttttcttcacacACTTCATACATTAAAGTTCATCGGCTAGTGACTTTTGATTTCAACTTTAGTGCACTAACGAGCCCTTCCATGTTTCCACTCGAAAACTACTCCCCAATAtatcaccttacttcttttagcgactaagtgccttaggaggtaaaggttcaatcaatatcaaattaagaacaaaatagggGTATGGCTTGTATGTGGGTGACAAAAgaaaggtctataggctcaaaggggctagcaacggaaaattttatttttatgtgacaAGCACATCTATGATCAAGCAAGAAAATGCCTACGTCATCTCTTAGATATATCACAACTTATAATTTCGCTTCAattaacacacggggcaagttctagactacacaggatagcaaagaaaatcacaaatcctcacacacatgttgcacatgactcaatcaagatggttttgttcaactctcaagtcaagGAAGTACAATTAAATGAGAAATTTAAGCAACATTGCACTATGTGGTATACAAGTCAAACAACTGAGAAACGACGTCacaaaataggctatttactttACTTAGGCTTCACAAGTCAAACCAAATACACGGGAAAACAGAATGTATGTCATAGCCTAATGTGCCAGCATCAACCATGTCAATGAGTATCTCAGAATGACTCAGTTTCTTCCTAAACTGctcctaaaaagaaattaaagtGCCCGGTTCTAGCTacatccttggaaaagaaccggtgcccaaagaaaaatcaaggaatactacCTAGctattctaaaaaaataaaacgacacataaaaaaacaaaaatctctTGGGTGTTTTTAAATCGAACttttatccctcaagaaaattgtccaaaagatCCATCTTCGGGAAAAATCCGAtctttttcaaataatttttttttctttttcatttaaaGCAACTAATACTAAACTAGATTGACAACACTAGAACTACGgaaagaaacaaaacaaaacaagtTAATACAAGATATACAACTACAGCATGTGGTATTCCTCCTATCCCACACTTGAACTATGCATAGCCCTCGATGCATGATCATAGAGAAATATTAAAACAAGGGTGAAAAATACTCCCTGAGACCCTCTCAGACCTAGCTCAGACATGATCCTCAATATTAAGGGCCGGGACGACCCCACACTTAAGATCAAACATGCTCCTCAACTTCAACtttgggtactcagacttcccctaCTCTGCAAAATAAAAGCAACACAAAACTTGACACTAAAAAAATTAATCAATAGATAAAAGATATATaggttgggttgcctcccaacaagcgccttatTTATAGTCGTGGCACGACTCTGCTATTCTGCTCAGGCTGGgcgctttctcttcttctttctcctATGAAGTCTAGCCTTTTTGCACGTTCTCGGAAGGTCTCCTCTTTCATCTCTGGTTCTTTTCTCAATCATCTTAACACGGTCAGTTGGAAATACCACCTCCTTTAACTCAGTTGTCCCATATGGATCACTATAATTCACATAAGGACTCTGCTTTATCCTCTTCGATTCTACCACTGTAATCATGCACAAGTCTTCATAATGTTTAGGAAGCTTAAGTGCCTTGTACACATTAAAAGTGACCTCTTCATCGTCAACTCTCATTTCTTACTTCCCTGCTCTCACATCAATAATTGTTCCACCAGTAGCTAAGAATGCTCCCCCCAAAATAATGGGCACTTCCTCATCTGCCTCGTAATTAAGAACAATAAAATTAGCAGGAAGAATaaactttcccactcgaactaacACATCCTCAATAATTCCTTCGAGCATGACTAGTGACCTATCTGCTAGTTGTAAAGTGATTGTTGTAGGTCTAAGCGCCCCCAATCTGAGTTGCTTGAACAAAGAGGATGTCATCAAATTTATACTGGCCCCTAAATCACACAAGGCTCTACCAACTTCTTGTTTTCCAAGAGACAaaggaattgtgaaactcccaggatccttcaacttaggaTGACGTTTACTTTGAACTCTGGCACTACACTCTTCAGTAAGTGCCACTGTTTCAAACTCTGTATGTCTTCGTTTTTTTGCCACAATATCTCTGAGATACCTTGCATACTTAGGCACTTCCTGCAAAATTTCCACCAAAGGCAGATTCACACTCACTTGGCTCAAAATATCTAGGAATTTCTTGTACTTGGCATCATCTTTTTGCTTCTGCAGTCTTTGTGGAAATGGAGGCGGTGGCCTAGCCTCAGTTACTGGCTTGGGTCCTTTATCATCTTTCTCATTCCCATCAACTGGCTTGGGAGCTAATTCTCTTTCAGGATGATctgtattcttctttttctttggaacttcttctagtGCTCTTCTATTTCTCAAGGTAACCGCATTGACTTGAGATTTAGGATTGGGCTCAGTATCACTTGGAAGAGCTCCAACTGGTCTAGTGTTTTGAGCACTGGCAAGCTGTCCCATTTGACGCTCCAAATTTCTCACTGTTGTGGCGAGGGCTTGCTGTTCAGCCATCACTTTTTTCAACATGTCTTCAAGGTGACTATAGGACTCTCTTGTTGTTCAACCTGAGGTGGTCTATATTATTGTTGAGGTGCTTGAGGCCTGTATTGATTCTGAGTGCCCTggtttccaccccaagagaagttTAGGTGGTTCCTCCATTTGGGATTGTAAGTGTCCCCATACTGATTTGTTTGGCCTCGATTTGCATTACCCACAAAATATACAGACTCTGGATTTGCTAGGCATAGATTGCTCATGTGACCCTCTCCACATACTTCACAAAATATTTGAACATGTTGCACTGGTTGGGCTTGTTGCTTGTTGATACTCAAGTTCATCTGGTTGACTTGATTGGTCAGTGTAGAAATCTGCGTTGATAATGCTGAGACGACATCTAGCTCAAGAACCCCTGCAGACCTTTGCACTGTGTGTCTGCCCATCTCTCCTTGCCAATCCGGATTGCTCTTGGAGAATTTGTTCAACAATGCATATATCTCGTCAAAGCTTTTCTCCAACACTTGACCCCAACTGCAGCATCTACCACGATCTTTGTTTTAGCATGTAGCCCTTCTATGAAAGTGTGAGCTAACACTTCATTCATCTGATTGTGATGAGATAGTCTTTGAGTAGCCCCTTGAATCTTTCCCAAGCTGAGTATAAAGATTCTCCCGCTTTCTGTTTGAAGGCTACTATCTCACTTCTACTCTTTGCAGTTTTGCCTGAAGGAAAGAACCTTGCCAGAAATATTCTTGCCAAATCATTCCATGATGTGATGGAATTAGCTGGTTCTGCCTTTAGCCATTGCTTAGCCTCGCCCAACAGAGAGAATGGAAAAAGTGTGAGCCTCACGTAATCTGGAGTGACCCCGTTAGTGATATAAGTATCACTAATCTCCAAGAAGTTCAGAATATGCTGCTGTCGATCCTCGTGTGGAATACCCATTAATTGCCCGTTTGCATGAATTAACTAGATCATGCTCTGTTTCAGCTCAAAGTGCCCAATGATCTCGGGCTTCACTATACTGGAGGTGACATTAGTAATGCTGGGCATCGCCACCTCCTGAACAACCATGGGTTGCTCCTCTTCCATGTCCACAAGAAATTGAACAAGTGCCTGAATATTATTCGTGTCCCTTGCTTCCCTCAACCTCCTGTGAAATGTTCTCTCAGGTTCAGGATCAAAGCCTTGAAGTCGGTCCTGGCTTCTGACCCTACGCATTCAATCAAAGTTCCTGAGATCTGAGAAACAATCAAGTAATGTTAGACTAGACTAAATACACAATTAAAGCAAAAACCAGCAAGTACTTAATATTCAAGTCCCcgacaacgacgccaaaaacttgttgctcccaaacgcatacgtaagtatac
Proteins encoded in this window:
- the LOC104214681 gene encoding uncharacterized protein, which produces MAEQQALATTVRNLERQMGQLASAQNTRPVGALPSDTEPNPKSQVNAVTLRNRRALEEVPKKKKNTDHPERELAPKPVDGNEKDDKGPKPVTEARPPPPFPQRLQKQKDDAKYKKFLDILSQVSVNLPLVEILQEVPKYARYLRDIVAKKRRHTEFETVALTEECSARVQSKRHPKLKDPGSFTIPLSLGKQEVGRALCDLGASINLMTSSLFKQLRLGALRPTTITLQLADRSLVMLEGIIEDVLVRVGKFILPANFIVLNYEADEEVPIILGGAFLATGGTIIDVRAGK